GCCATTACAGCTTCCTCTTTAACTGGGTATTAACGCCTGCGCTGTACACTTGTACAAACATGCAACGCTCAGCTCCCCTGTTTACCCCGACTGCGTACGCAGTTTTCAGGGACGCGAAAGCCCTCTTCCGCACACAGCGAAAGAGGGCCGAATCCATCCAGCTCGAAATCAGTTCTTTTCTACCTGACCGAATTCCAGCTCTACCGGAGTGGAGCGACCGAAGATCAACACCGCCACCCGCAGGCGACTTTTCTCGTAGTTGACCTCTTCGACCACACCATTGAAATCATTAAAGGGTCCATCGATAACGCGAACCATCTCACCCGGCTCAAACAGGGTTTTCGGTTTCGGCTTATCAACAGAGTCATCGATGCGATTCAGGATAGCCTGTGCTTCGCGATCGGTGATCGGTGCCGGCCTGTCAGCCTTACCACCGATAAAGCCCAACACACGTGGCGTTTCTTTTACCAGGTGCCAGGTATCATCATTCAGCTCCATCTCCACCAGCACATAGCCGGGGAAGAACTTGCGCTCACTCTTGCGCTTCTGGCCAGCGCGCATTTCAACCACTTCTTCAGTGGGAACGAGCACTTCACCAAAAAGATGATCCATTTCGTGCAGCTCAATGCGCTCCTTGAGAGAAGTTTTTACGCGCTTCTCATAACCGGAATATGCTTGAACCACATACCAATGTTTCGCCATGGGTAAACCTTTAGCCAATAACCTTGGAAGCAGCCCAACCGAGACCGGAATCCAGGGCCCACAGAATTACCGCCATCAACAGCACGAACACAACCACAATCAAAGTGGTTTGCGTAGCCTCTTGGCGGGTTGGCCAAACCACGCGCCGCACTTCATTCTGCGCTTCACGCAACAGAGTCCAGAAGGCGTTACCCTTGGCTGTCTGCACCGCTACAAATGCCGCAACCAGGCACAAGGCCACCATTGCCAGCACGCGATACAACAAGGGGATTTCAGCGTAGTAGGAATTGCCCGCTACAGCAGCGCCGACCAGCAACACCACCAGCAGCCACTTCAGGCCGTCAAGACGAAACGTTTTCGCCTCTACTTTAGCACTCATACAAAGAAGCCTTTAGCGCGCCTCGGAACCACTTGGCGCCTTATTGCCAATGACCACAAGAGCTAAGCAGTACAGGATAGCCCAACTGCAGGCCCCTGCGGGCGCTTGAAAGTTGGCAGGCCAGGAGGGACTCGAACCCCCAACAGCCGGTTTTGGAGACCGGTGCTCTACCAATTGAACTACTGGCCTGGAACACTTCCGAAGGCAACTCTTAGCGTCACCCTCGGAAAAACGAGGTGCGGAGAATACCAGCAACCCCGGGATTTGCAAGCGTGACCGAAAAGTTTCACCTCTCGATCACGCCGCCACCGATATTACTCGATGATTTTGGCTACAACGCCAGCACCTACGGTACGGCCACCTTCGCGAACCGCGAAGCGCAGGCCTTCTTCCATGGCGATCGGCGCGATCAGAGTAACAGTCATCTGAACGTTGTCGCCCGGCATTACCATTTCGGTACCTTCCGGCAGCTCACACGCACCGGTTACGTCGGTGGTACGGAAGTAGAACTGCGGACGGTAGCCCTTGAAGAACGGGGTGTGACGACCACCTTCGTCCTTGGACAGTACGTACACTTCCGCTTCGAACTTGGTGTGCGGGGTGATGGTGCCCGGCTTCGCCAGTACCTGACCACGCTCAACTTCGTCACGCTTGGTGCCACGCAGCAGCGCGCCAATGTTCTCACCTGCACGACCTTCGTCCAGCAGCTTGCGGAACATCTCAACACCAGTACAGGTGGTCTTGGTGGTGTCTTTGATACCGACGATTTCGATTTCGTCGCCAGTGTTCAGTACGCCACGCTCTACACGACCGGTTACTACGGTACCGCGACCAGAGATGGAGAATACGTCTTCGATCGGCATCAGGAACGGCTGATCTACCGCACGCTCCGGCTCCGGGATGTACTCGTCCAGGGTTTCTACCAGCTTCTTGACTGCGGTAGTGCCCATCTCGCTGTCGTCTTTGCCTTCCAGCGCCATCAGCGCGGAACCGGTGATGATCGGGGTGTCGTCACCCGGGAACTCGTACTGGTCCAGAAGTTCGCGAACTTCCATCTCTACCAGTTCCAGCAGCTCTTCGTCGTCGACCATGTCGGCTTTGTTCAGGAATACCACGATGTACGGTACACCTACCTGACGAGACAGCAGGATGTGCTCACGCGTCTGCGGCATGGGGCCGTCAGCTGCGGAACAAACCAGGATAGCGCCGTCCATCTGAGCAGCACCGGTGATCATGTTCTTAACGTAGTCGGCGTGTCCCGGGCAGTCTACGTGCGCGTAGTGACGGGTCGGGGACTCGTATTCAACGTGAGAGGTGGCGATGGTGATACCGCGCTCACGCTCTTCCGGTGCGTTATCGATACCGGCGAACTCAACCGCGGCGCCGCCCCACACTTCCGCACATACGCGAGTCAGCGCTGCGGTCAGGGTAGTTTTACCGTGGTCAACGTGACCGATGGTGCCCACGTTTACGTGGGGCTTGGAGCGTTCAAACTTTTCTTTTCCCATTGCGGGCCTCCCAATATAAGCGTGAGCCGAACTAGCGACTTTACCAAGAACAGCTCCCGGACTTACAAAAGCCTACTCGGGAACCGATGCACCCGGGCACACATCGCATACGCCGGATACAAATAGCCGCGGAGACACAAGGCCACCGCGGCTACGAATAATGGAGCTCATGGGCGGATTTGAACCGCCGACCTCACCCTTACCAAGGGTGTGCTCTACCCCTGAGCTACATGAGCCTACTCCAAAACCGACAACCCTTTGCCGGCGCACAAGCGGGGCTGCTTGCACTGACCACCCACCAATTAGCGAGCAGCTTTCTTCACCAACCAAGCTCCGCACAGAAAGAATGGAGCGGGCAGCGGGAATCGAACCCGCATCATCAGCTTGGAAGGCTGAGGTTCTACCATTGAACTATGCCCGCGTACCGCGTGCGACAACCTCACGACAGAAGACCAAACAACCTCTTCTGCCTTCAGCATCAAACTCGAACCTTGTCGAGATCAACACCTGAATAATGGTGCAGGGGGGTGGATTCGAACCACCGAAGCTTGCGCGTCAGATTTACAGTCTGATCCCTTTGGCCACTCGGGAACCCCTGCTCGAAAGCGGTGCGTATTGTCTACAGCGACCACCTCGTTGTCAAACATTTTTTCCTTCAATTTCACAGACTTACCGAGATTTCCTCAAAAGCTGCGAGAAGAAGAAATGGAGCTGGCGAGAGGAGTCGAACCCCCGACCGGCTGATTACAAGTCAGCTGCTCTACCAACTGAGCTACGCCAGCACCAACCGCTGCAACCCTTCCGGATGCAACTCACGTCGAGACACCCAATGCTTTGCAAGGCACCCCTGTAACGTGGAGGCGGGATTCTAGGGGAAGTCTCAGCGACACGCAACAGCTTGTCGCGTCTTTTCTTTCCGACAGCTAAATCCACCTCAAAAATCAGCTCTCTGAAGCCCCCTGGATCTCACTGCACAGGTTTTGCCGTTGCTCTATCCCCGGGTAATCCCGCTGTAACTGCTGCCAGAACTCTGGCGACAACTGCGTGTCCTCGCCGCCCAAAACCACCCAGTGTTCCAGGTAAGTCTGGGGCTCTTCCCGGAATTGCGCAGCAACCCCCTGGGATTTCAACTCCTGAGTCAGCCCTTCTGCACGTCCTCTTTCCGAGAAGATGCCAAAGGATATGCCATTTTCGAGAGACCCCTTCGGAATCACATAACTGTCGATCCCCTCGGACTGCAGTTCTCGCAGGCGCCGAAACGCCTCCCGGGTGGAGCTCAACGGGGCCAGAAATACCCAATAGCGCATCTGTCCCTGCATCGCGATCTCTTGTGCCCGGGCACTGACCTGAAGCGCATTCAGGCGCTGCGCCACGTCCTCCCCCTGATAAGCCTCTTCAAACGGCCCCACCAATGCACATAAACTGGCTGCAGAAGCAGCGGCAGTATCACTGCCACCAACGCCCCGATCCGATATCTGCGCGGTGCCACGTACGGCCTCCGCCTCCGCTTTTCCGCTCGCGGCGTCCAGTTGCTCCGGGTCCGCCTCGCTGACAAGCGCAATGGAACCGGAGCTGCCAGTATCACCAACCGGGCGCACCACCATAGAACGCTCCTGCCCCGCCGTGGTAAACCACCCGAGCAAACCGAGATTACAGACAAACAACAACAGAACGATCCAGCGCATAGGATTTCAGCAAAGGCCTTGAGTTTATTTTCAGATCAGGCGTCAACAACCTGGCGTCTACGCCAACAACCAACCGTATAGAGAGGCTGGGATTGTAACCGTTACACAAGTTTCCTCTAGGGGGGTTAGCGCCACGGGGCTTATTGCCACTAGGGGTTAGTGAGCGCCAACCCCTCCAACACAAGATCGTCAACCCGCACATGCTCCAGGGTACAGAGCGACGACAGGTAAGCACTGTCGCCCCCGGTAATCCAGACTTTGGGCGCAGGCTCGGATGGACCCACTGCAGCTGACATCAACTGCTGCCGCGCTTCCTCGATCGCTCCCAGGACCATCAGCGGCAACCCCCGGTTGACGGCTTCTGCCGTATCGCGCCCCGGGGCGAGACTCCTGGATGCCGCCGTACCGCCATGCACTTTTACCGCGTCGGTATCCTGAAAAAGGGCGCGACGCATCAACGCCAGTCCCGGCACTATGTAACCGCCCAGGTGGCAACCGCCGCTGCCCAGCAAATCCAGAGTGACCGCGCTACCGCAATCCACCACCAATGACGGTGAAGGATCCCGCTGATGGGCAGCCAGAACCGCCAGCCAACGATCCACCCCCAGCCGGCTCACTTCTTTATAAGCGCAGGTGACACCGGCACAGCGAGCACTTACTTCGGCAAACTCCGGTTCGAGACCGAACCCCTCCACGAAGTACTGGCGAACAACTGCCGCAACGCCCTCCCCGGCGACGTTGGCCACGCGAACCCGGGTGAACGACACCCCTCGCCAGTCAACCGGCAAGGCGCCGCTGTGCCATGCCGAGGTTGCAAATGCGCCGCGCGATACAACACCTACAAGACCTGCAACACCCGAGGATGCAAGCTGCCGCCACTTGCAGCGTGTGTTGCCGAGATCCAGCTCGAGAATACTCACCGCGGGCCTCCAGATTTTTCTGGCGTTTCAGCGGGACGTAGCGACACCTCGCCGCCGTGGAAAGCTCGCACCCCCGCACTCTCACCATGCTCTCCCGCCACCTCCAACAGCAATGCACCGGCGGTGTCGACACCGCGCTCGATACCACTCCAGCACTGCCGGGACGACTGCAGGCGGACGGATTGGCCGGCGAATTGATCCATTGCCATCCACTCGTCGCGATAGCCGGCAAACCCGACCTGTGGATAGCTTTCCAGCAGCGGCATCAGCTCACTCAGCATTGCCGCCACCAATTGATTGCGACCGATACCCGGCCGCACCTGTTCGAGGTCGATCCAGGGCTGATCAATTGCGCTGGCCACCGCCTCTGGCAACCGCATATTGAGGCCAATACCGATAACGACCGCACAGCGATCGGTGAGGTCTCCACTCAATTCCAGCAAAACACCGGCCAGCTTGCGCTGTTGACACCAGACATCATTAGGCCATTTGAGGCGCACACCCGGCACATCAAATCGGGATAATGCCCGCCCCAGGGCCACCCCCACGGCGAGACTCAATCCTTCCAACAGCGGTACACCGCCATTGAATTGCCAGCCAATCGACAGGTTGATGCCGGAAGCAAACGGGCTCTGCCAGGCCCGCCCGCGACGCCCGCGCCCGGCGGTCTGCTGTTCCGCGAGCATCACCAGGCCGTGCCCGCCACCGGATTCCAGGGCAGCAAGTACGCGGGCATTGGTGGAATCCACCAGGTCCTCCACCTGCAACACCTGCAGATGTGTGGCAGCATCTGCCGACATCCCGGCCCGTATCGCTTTTTCTTCGAGTAGATCCAGACCACCGGGAAGCTGGTATCCACGCCCTTTTACCGAAATCACTTCAAGCCCCAGCAGCTCCAGCTTCTGTAGCTGCTTCCAGACTGCGGCGCGACTGATGCCAAGTTGCTCGCCGAGGGACTCCCCGGAATGCACCGCACCATCTGCCAGAAGGGTCAGCAGCGGCCGCAGGGAAGCGATGAACTCGACAGGACGAGAGGAAGTATTGCGTTCTACCAAAAAGGGAGTCTCCGGTACTTTTGAAGGTTGACCAATATTGACTAAGGCCGACAGTGCTTCTGGAGGCCGAAGGTGGCCTCAATGATAGCGGCGACAGTAGCGCCGTCCGAGACTGGTGAGGATTTCATAACCGATGGTGCCGGCAGCGTCACCCATGCGGTCCACGGTCAACACGCTGTTAAGGATTTCGATACCGGTCAGGGCCGCACGCTGAGTGGGACTGAGTGCACTCACATCAAATACCGTGGTGTCCATGGAGACACGACCGCGCATGGGCACCGTCACCCGCTCACTGCCGATCACCGCCTGCCCCCAGCCACGGCCGCTCTGGGTGCGCAGTAAACCGTCAGCATAACCGCCCCGTACCACTGCCAACCAACTGCCCGAGGCAACCGACTCCGTTGCGCCGTAACCCACTGCACAATCGGCTTCCACTTCGCGCAATTGCAGCAGGGGCAGGTAAAGGTTGACCACCGGCTGCATCGGATTCTGATACCCAGGACACGGATTGACTCCGTACAGGGCGCAGCCCGGGCGCACCACATCAAAATGGTATTCCTCGCCAAGGCAGATACCGGATGAGTTAGCGAGACTCGCCTCGACATCGGGACACACCTGGCGCAGGGCCTCCACGCTGCGCTGAAAGCGCTCCAGTTGCCTCCGGTTTTGCGGATGCGCCGGCTCATCGGCACAGGCCAGATGGCTCAGGATCATCTGCAGGTTGGCCGTACGCAGCAACTCCCGCTGCTGCAATAGCGCTGAAAACTCCGTTGCGCCCATGCCCAGCCGTGTCATGCCCGAATCCACTTTCAGCGCACAGGGTGCGGCAACGCCGTTCGCAGAGGTCTGCGCAACCCAGCTTTGTACCTGTTCAGTGGTCACCAGTACCGGGATCAAACCCGCTTCGGCGCAGCGCTGTTCACACCCGGGGCGGACACCGGTCAGCAGGACGATACGCACATCGGCAGGCAACAGGGCGGCCAGCTGCTCCCCCTCGTATTGAAGAGAAACAAAGAAATCCCGGCACCCCGCGCGATACAGCACCGGTGCCACTTCAGCGGCACCGAGACCATAGGCATCCGCCTTGACTACAGCACCACAGCGGCCCCCCCGCTTGAGCTGACTGTTCAACCAAGCGTAATTGGCAGCGACAGCCTCGAGATCAATACTCAGCAGCCCTTCGCGCTCATCTTCCGTCACCGGTGAATACCTCCACTTTCCCGTTGCGCGAATCAAGCCGCGGACAACAAACTCTCACGCCCCAAGGCGCGCGCGCCGAGCATGACCGATACCGCAACCAGCAGTAACGTCACCCCGGAACCGGCCAGCATCCAGACCGGTGATACCCAGTCTCCCACCAACAGCCCCTTGATCCACTGCTGCTGACCGATCAGCGGCAGCAATTGCCAGCTGTCCGCCAGCTTGATCTGCGCCGCATCGATCACCATCAGCAGCACCAGCGGCGCAATCTGGAAAATGCTCAGCTGCGTCTGTGCGTCCTTGAAAGACTGCGAGCGCAGCGCCAGCAGAATCTGCAACACGGCAATCAACAGCGCCAGCGGCAGCAGCACCAGCCCCATGGCAATGATACCGCCTGCGGTGGTCGCCTGCTGAATACCGAATTCCGCCAGCGGCATGATCGGCATCAATGCCACCAGTGCTGCAATGGCCATTAATGCGCCCAGCCAGCCGATACTGGCCACTGCCAGCGTCTTTGCGGTGATCACCTGCCACGGAGGCAGAGGCTGCAGCAACAGGGTCTCGAGACTCAAACGCTCACGCTCTCCCGCAGAGGTGTCCACAGACGTCGCGAGACTGGCCACGAACAACGTCAGAATCAACAGTCCCGGCACGGTCGCCAGGATCAGGGCACCGCGGCTCGACGGGGTACTGATATCCCGGGTTTCCAGCTGCCAGGGGGCCAGAACCTGCGGGGCAACACCGCGGGCGGTCAGACGCTGGGTGATCACCATTTGCTGCAGTGCGCCGAGACGCTCCTGCAGGTCGCGCTGGGCGCGCCCGCTGCCGGTATCGGTACTATTTACATACAGATACAGTCGCGGTGCGCGAAACGCCTGGTAGCGCTGGCTGAAGTCTTCGGTCACCTGCAATACCAGATCGTAGTCGCCCCCGAGCAACGTGCGCGGATCGCCACTGTCGAGGGGTTCCACTTCCATATCCGGCGACTGCAACTGGTGCTCGATCAGAGGGGCATGCTCGCTGCCCAGCAGTGCCACCCGGGTAATTTCCTCGCTGTGTTTTTTCGCCATAAAAATGGTGCCCCCGGCCATCATTGCCGGGAACAGCAGCGCAAAACTCACCGCCATCACCAGCGCGCGGCGATCGCGCCAGGCTTCCAACAATTCCTTGCGCAACAGCGGGGTCATCTGCTTCCAGCTTGCGATCGTTCGCTGTAAATTCATGCCGGTTCTCCTTCTGCCGGTGCCAGCTGATGCCGACCATAGGCCAGCGCGACAAAACTGTCTTCCAGGTTTTCACATCCGGTTTCCATCGACAGCTCCTGCGGGGTGCCACTACCAACAATCTGCCCTTTGGCCATCACCAGCACGCGGTCGGAAAGCTCCGCCACTTCCGGCATCACATGACTGGAAAACAGGATGGTGGTGCCGGCAGCGCGCAGCCGCAGCAGGGTCTTGCGCAGCAGTCGTACCGCCAGCACATCCAGCCCCCGCGTGGGTTCATCCAGGATCAGGTGCTGGGGGCGATGCACCAGCGCCCGCGCCAGAGAGACCTTCATCCGCTCCCCCTGGGAAAAACCTTTCATGCGGCGATTCCACAGCGTGTCCAACTCCAGTTCATCGCGCACGGCCTGTAATGCCTCATCGAGTACGCTGCCGGAGAGCCCCTGCATCTGGGCAAATGCGGCGAGATACTCGCGCACGGTCAAACGCTCGTAGAGACCTTCGCGGTCCCCGACCACCCCCAGTTGTCGACGCGCCCCCATGGGGTCTCGTGCGGGATCAGCCTCTCCCACCAGCACACGGCCGGCATCGGCCTTCAACAGGCCACAGACAATTCGCAGACAACTGGTTTTGCCCGCGCCATTGGCGCCCAACAGGGCAGTGATACGGCCATCG
The Microbulbifer celer DNA segment above includes these coding regions:
- a CDS encoding ABC transporter permease, whose protein sequence is MNLQRTIASWKQMTPLLRKELLEAWRDRRALVMAVSFALLFPAMMAGGTIFMAKKHSEEITRVALLGSEHAPLIEHQLQSPDMEVEPLDSGDPRTLLGGDYDLVLQVTEDFSQRYQAFRAPRLYLYVNSTDTGSGRAQRDLQERLGALQQMVITQRLTARGVAPQVLAPWQLETRDISTPSSRGALILATVPGLLILTLFVASLATSVDTSAGERERLSLETLLLQPLPPWQVITAKTLAVASIGWLGALMAIAALVALMPIMPLAEFGIQQATTAGGIIAMGLVLLPLALLIAVLQILLALRSQSFKDAQTQLSIFQIAPLVLLMVIDAAQIKLADSWQLLPLIGQQQWIKGLLVGDWVSPVWMLAGSGVTLLLVAVSVMLGARALGRESLLSAA
- the secE gene encoding preprotein translocase subunit SecE; protein product: MSAKVEAKTFRLDGLKWLLVVLLVGAAVAGNSYYAEIPLLYRVLAMVALCLVAAFVAVQTAKGNAFWTLLREAQNEVRRVVWPTRQEATQTTLIVVVFVLLMAVILWALDSGLGWAASKVIG
- the alr gene encoding alanine racemase, whose protein sequence is MTEDEREGLLSIDLEAVAANYAWLNSQLKRGGRCGAVVKADAYGLGAAEVAPVLYRAGCRDFFVSLQYEGEQLAALLPADVRIVLLTGVRPGCEQRCAEAGLIPVLVTTEQVQSWVAQTSANGVAAPCALKVDSGMTRLGMGATEFSALLQQRELLRTANLQMILSHLACADEPAHPQNRRQLERFQRSVEALRQVCPDVEASLANSSGICLGEEYHFDVVRPGCALYGVNPCPGYQNPMQPVVNLYLPLLQLREVEADCAVGYGATESVASGSWLAVVRGGYADGLLRTQSGRGWGQAVIGSERVTVPMRGRVSMDTTVFDVSALSPTQRAALTGIEILNSVLTVDRMGDAAGTIGYEILTSLGRRYCRRYH
- the tuf gene encoding elongation factor Tu, coding for MGKEKFERSKPHVNVGTIGHVDHGKTTLTAALTRVCAEVWGGAAVEFAGIDNAPEERERGITIATSHVEYESPTRHYAHVDCPGHADYVKNMITGAAQMDGAILVCSAADGPMPQTREHILLSRQVGVPYIVVFLNKADMVDDEELLELVEMEVRELLDQYEFPGDDTPIITGSALMALEGKDDSEMGTTAVKKLVETLDEYIPEPERAVDQPFLMPIEDVFSISGRGTVVTGRVERGVLNTGDEIEIVGIKDTTKTTCTGVEMFRKLLDEGRAGENIGALLRGTKRDEVERGQVLAKPGTITPHTKFEAEVYVLSKDEGGRHTPFFKGYRPQFYFRTTDVTGACELPEGTEMVMPGDNVQMTVTLIAPIAMEEGLRFAVREGGRTVGAGVVAKIIE
- a CDS encoding ABC transporter ATP-binding protein, with amino-acid sequence MIRVENISKSFDGTPVLRDLSFEIPDGRITALLGANGAGKTSCLRIVCGLLKADAGRVLVGEADPARDPMGARRQLGVVGDREGLYERLTVREYLAAFAQMQGLSGSVLDEALQAVRDELELDTLWNRRMKGFSQGERMKVSLARALVHRPQHLILDEPTRGLDVLAVRLLRKTLLRLRAAGTTILFSSHVMPEVAELSDRVLVMAKGQIVGSGTPQELSMETGCENLEDSFVALAYGRHQLAPAEGEPA
- a CDS encoding type III pantothenate kinase, whose translation is MSILELDLGNTRCKWRQLASSGVAGLVGVVSRGAFATSAWHSGALPVDWRGVSFTRVRVANVAGEGVAAVVRQYFVEGFGLEPEFAEVSARCAGVTCAYKEVSRLGVDRWLAVLAAHQRDPSPSLVVDCGSAVTLDLLGSGGCHLGGYIVPGLALMRRALFQDTDAVKVHGGTAASRSLAPGRDTAEAVNRGLPLMVLGAIEEARQQLMSAAVGPSEPAPKVWITGGDSAYLSSLCTLEHVRVDDLVLEGLALTNP
- a CDS encoding SPOR domain-containing protein — translated: MRWIVLLLFVCNLGLLGWFTTAGQERSMVVRPVGDTGSSGSIALVSEADPEQLDAASGKAEAEAVRGTAQISDRGVGGSDTAAASAASLCALVGPFEEAYQGEDVAQRLNALQVSARAQEIAMQGQMRYWVFLAPLSSTREAFRRLRELQSEGIDSYVIPKGSLENGISFGIFSERGRAEGLTQELKSQGVAAQFREEPQTYLEHWVVLGGEDTQLSPEFWQQLQRDYPGIEQRQNLCSEIQGASES
- the birA gene encoding bifunctional biotin--[acetyl-CoA-carboxylase] ligase/biotin operon repressor BirA gives rise to the protein MVERNTSSRPVEFIASLRPLLTLLADGAVHSGESLGEQLGISRAAVWKQLQKLELLGLEVISVKGRGYQLPGGLDLLEEKAIRAGMSADAATHLQVLQVEDLVDSTNARVLAALESGGGHGLVMLAEQQTAGRGRRGRAWQSPFASGINLSIGWQFNGGVPLLEGLSLAVGVALGRALSRFDVPGVRLKWPNDVWCQQRKLAGVLLELSGDLTDRCAVVIGIGLNMRLPEAVASAIDQPWIDLEQVRPGIGRNQLVAAMLSELMPLLESYPQVGFAGYRDEWMAMDQFAGQSVRLQSSRQCWSGIERGVDTAGALLLEVAGEHGESAGVRAFHGGEVSLRPAETPEKSGGPR
- the nusG gene encoding transcription termination/antitermination protein NusG, with product MAKHWYVVQAYSGYEKRVKTSLKERIELHEMDHLFGEVLVPTEEVVEMRAGQKRKSERKFFPGYVLVEMELNDDTWHLVKETPRVLGFIGGKADRPAPITDREAQAILNRIDDSVDKPKPKTLFEPGEMVRVIDGPFNDFNGVVEEVNYEKSRLRVAVLIFGRSTPVELEFGQVEKN